One genomic segment of Hydrocarboniclastica marina includes these proteins:
- a CDS encoding CBS domain-containing protein, with product MQSVQVRDVMQRQVPTVTPNMPLTEVVNILLANSVSGLPVVDQQRQVIGFISEQDCIHALLVSSYHCEGDPEVGDVMFADPVVVSPADNMVDLAQNLGRGKPKVYPVAENGKLVGIITRSQILTKLARMGCGWGDRASA from the coding sequence ATGCAATCAGTCCAGGTTCGCGATGTCATGCAGCGCCAGGTTCCGACCGTCACGCCCAACATGCCGCTGACCGAGGTCGTCAATATCCTCCTGGCCAACAGCGTGTCGGGCTTGCCGGTGGTTGACCAGCAGCGTCAGGTTATCGGGTTCATATCCGAGCAGGACTGTATTCACGCCTTGCTGGTCAGCAGCTATCACTGTGAGGGCGACCCCGAAGTAGGCGACGTGATGTTTGCCGACCCCGTGGTCGTAAGCCCGGCGGATAACATGGTCGATCTCGCGCAGAATCTGGGGCGTGGCAAGCCCAAGGTCTATCCGGTCGCAGAGAACGGCAAGCTGGTGGGTATCATCACCCGCAGCCAGATATTGACCAAGCTTGCAAGGATGGGCTGCGGCTGGGGCGACCGCGCGTCTGCCTGA
- a CDS encoding S-(hydroxymethyl)glutathione dehydrogenase/class III alcohol dehydrogenase, with protein MKSRAAVAWEAGKPLQIEDIEVGGPKQGEVLLRVVATGVCHTDAFTLSGADPEGNFPAILGHEGGAVVEEVGPGVTTLAVGDHVIPLYTPECGQCKFCLSGKTNLCGAIRSTQGKGLMPDGTSRFSARGKTLFHYMGTSTFSEYTVVPEIALAKINKAAPLDKVCLLGCGVTTGIGAVLNTAKVEPGSSVAIFGLGGIGLSVVQGAVMAKAERIIVIDINEDKFEMARMLGATDFINPREYDRPIQEVIVDLTDGGVDYSFECIGKVDLMRSALECCHKGWGESVIIGVAGAGEEISTRPFQLVTGRTWRGSAFGGVKGRTELPGYVERYMGGEIEIDAMVTHQMGLEDINKAFDLMHEGKSIRSVIIY; from the coding sequence CGTGTCGTAGCGACCGGCGTTTGTCACACCGACGCCTTTACCCTCTCAGGGGCAGACCCGGAGGGCAACTTCCCTGCGATTCTGGGCCACGAGGGCGGCGCTGTGGTTGAGGAAGTTGGCCCGGGTGTAACGACGCTCGCCGTGGGCGACCATGTAATCCCGCTCTATACCCCTGAATGTGGCCAGTGCAAGTTCTGCCTGTCCGGCAAGACCAACCTTTGCGGCGCCATTCGCAGCACCCAGGGCAAGGGCCTGATGCCTGATGGAACCTCGCGTTTTTCTGCTCGCGGCAAAACGCTGTTCCACTACATGGGCACCTCGACTTTTTCGGAGTACACCGTAGTGCCCGAAATAGCCTTGGCCAAGATCAACAAGGCAGCGCCCCTGGATAAGGTCTGCCTGCTGGGCTGCGGCGTCACCACAGGCATAGGCGCCGTTTTGAACACCGCCAAGGTAGAGCCTGGCTCCTCGGTGGCCATTTTCGGCCTCGGCGGGATCGGCCTGAGCGTTGTGCAGGGTGCGGTCATGGCCAAGGCCGAGCGCATCATCGTCATCGACATCAACGAAGACAAATTCGAGATGGCGCGTATGCTGGGCGCGACCGATTTTATCAACCCGCGCGAATATGACCGGCCCATCCAGGAAGTGATCGTTGACCTGACCGATGGCGGGGTGGACTATTCCTTTGAGTGCATCGGCAAGGTAGACCTGATGCGCTCCGCCCTGGAGTGTTGTCACAAGGGCTGGGGCGAATCCGTCATCATCGGCGTCGCCGGTGCGGGCGAGGAAATCAGCACCCGTCCGTTCCAGCTGGTGACCGGCCGAACCTGGCGGGGCAGCGCCTTTGGTGGCGTCAAGGGACGCACTGAGCTGCCGGGCTACGTCGAACGCTACATGGGTGGCGAGATCGAAATAGACGCCATGGTGACCCACCAGATGGGCCTGGAAGATATCAACAAAGCCTTCGACCTGATGCACGAAGGCAAGAGTATTCGGTCAGTCATTATTTACTGA
- the fghA gene encoding S-formylglutathione hydrolase: MEMIAENRCFGGYQRRYQHDSRTLGVTMTFSVYLPPQAEKAPVPAMYWLSGLTCTDENFVQKAGAQRVAAELGLAIVCPDTSPRGTDLPGEHDSYDFGSGAGFYVNATQEPWAAHYRMYDYVTEELPALVREHLPVSDRCSISGHSMGGHGALVCALRNPGRYQAVSAFAPICNPSDVPWGQKALGGYLGDDKAAWAEYDASLLVLQAAERLPILIDQGSHDNFLEEQLAPDALVKACQSVNHPVELRMQSGYDHSYFFIATFIEDHLRHHAAALGLSPR; encoded by the coding sequence ATGGAAATGATCGCAGAAAACCGCTGTTTTGGCGGCTACCAGCGCCGCTACCAGCATGATTCCAGAACCCTGGGCGTAACGATGACCTTTTCGGTCTACCTTCCGCCCCAGGCCGAAAAAGCGCCCGTGCCGGCGATGTACTGGCTGTCCGGCCTGACCTGCACAGATGAAAATTTTGTGCAAAAAGCCGGCGCCCAGAGGGTCGCTGCAGAGCTGGGGCTGGCAATCGTCTGTCCCGACACCAGTCCCCGCGGAACGGACCTGCCAGGCGAGCATGATAGCTACGATTTTGGCTCCGGCGCCGGTTTCTATGTCAACGCGACGCAGGAGCCCTGGGCGGCGCACTACCGTATGTATGATTACGTGACCGAGGAGCTGCCCGCCCTGGTGCGGGAGCACTTACCGGTCAGCGATCGCTGCAGTATCAGTGGCCACTCTATGGGCGGCCATGGCGCGCTCGTCTGTGCCCTGCGCAACCCCGGCCGCTACCAGGCGGTGTCAGCGTTCGCGCCTATCTGTAACCCAAGCGATGTGCCCTGGGGCCAGAAAGCGTTGGGCGGCTACCTGGGCGACGACAAGGCTGCATGGGCTGAATACGATGCCAGCCTGTTAGTGCTCCAGGCCGCCGAACGTTTGCCGATTCTCATCGACCAGGGCTCCCACGACAATTTCCTGGAAGAGCAACTGGCACCAGATGCGCTCGTGAAAGCCTGTCAGAGCGTCAACCATCCCGTCGAGCTGCGGATGCAGTCGGGTTACGACCACAGCTATTTCTTCATCGCGACTTTCATTGAAGACCATCTGCGCCACCATGCCGCCGCATTGGGATTGAGTCCGCGATAG